From Gallus gallus isolate bGalGal1 chromosome 14, bGalGal1.mat.broiler.GRCg7b, whole genome shotgun sequence, one genomic window encodes:
- the ANKS3 gene encoding ankyrin repeat and SAM domain-containing protein 3 isoform X1 — protein sequence MSELSDEASESELLSRSLSMWHGVGQMLCREELDVPLDLHTASSIGQYEVVQECIQCGDVDLNKKNCGGWTPLMYASYIGHDTIVHLLLEAGVNVNIPTPEGQTPLMLASSCGNESVAYFLLQQGAELEMKDIHGWTALFHCTSAGHQQMVKFLLDNGANANCKEPVYGYTPLMEAAASGHEIIVQYLLNHGVKADARDNTGATARTLAMKYGHTKIVGLIDLHAAPVPKVFCRDPGKYEELSSSDESCSAPQRQRPVRRTKGPSIHDGPQALAKITAVGIGGKKQSRYEQVLPQGYVTFSDDGSCEADDIRNRDVTSPINEQDVESSSSREDNVFFTNNLAAIRSSSSSSECLTRALGVSSEGSLESNEDSDHAGSPPSRKQAKSFKVKNRYSNSDGQWTHCPGKAGASSQHLIFPESPAYTGPQDLATFLEQIGCLKYLQVFEEQDVDLRIFLTLTESDLKEIGITLFGPKRKMTSAIARWHSNARPPSDALELAYADRLEAEMQELAIQLHKRCEEVEVMKGQVSQEQKLRAVAESCLMERDETWNAVQCRLREAQTITKDAGVLLDQIKSCQAELSSRLTQEQAAGRVLDSKGQLGTAREGWPLSLKSLSLPELSAVLEKCVGEMGKALQMVTQNLQRLQAPGQGAQSWLEP from the exons ATGTCAGAGCTGAGTGATGAAGCCAGCGAGTCCGAGCTGCTGAGCCGCAGTCTTTCCATGTGGCATGGGGTTGGTCAGATGCTGTGTCGGGAAGAGCTGGATGTTCCCCTGGATTTGCACACAGCCTCTTCTATCGGCCAGTATGAAGTGGTGCAGGAGTGTATTCAGTG TGGAGATGTGGATTTAAATAAGAAGAATTGCGGTGGCTGGACTCCATTGATGTATGCTTCCTACATTGGCCATGACACCATTGTgcatctgctgctggaggcaggagTGAATGTGAACATCCCAACACCAGAAGGGCAGACACCGCTCATGTTAGCCTCCAGCTGTGGAAACGAAAGTGTTGCTTACTTCCTTCTCCAG CAAGGCGCAGAGCTGGAGATGAAAGATATTCATGGTTGGACTGCCTTATTTCACTGTACCAGTGCTGGACATCAGCAGATGGTCAAGTTCTTACTCGACAATGGGGCGAATGCCAACTGCAA GGAGCCTGTGTATGGATATACTCCTCTGATGGAGGCAGCTGCTTCTGGCCATGAGATAATTGTTCAGTACCTTCTCAATCAT GGAGTGAAAGCAGATGCCAGAGATAACACTGGAGCCACAGCACGGACACTGGCTATGAAGTATGGACATACAAAGATTGTGGGGTTGATAGACTTGCACGCAGCCCCAGTACCCAAGGTCTTCTGCAGGGATCCAG GGAAGTATGAAGAGCTGAGCTCCTCAGATGAATCGTGTTCTGCTCCCCAGAGACAGAGACCTGTTCGTAGGACCAAGGGTCCCAGCATCCATGATGGACCCCAGGCTTTGGCTAAGATAACAGCAGTTGGAATTGGGGGAAAGAAGCAGTCTCGCTATG AGCAAGTCTTGCCTCAAGGTTATGTTACCTTCAGTGATGATGGCAGCTGTGAAGCTGATGATATCCGGAACCGGGATGTTACCTCTCCAATTAATGAGCAAGatgtggagagcagcagcagtaggg AGGATAATGTTTTCTTCACCAACAACTTAGCAGCCATCAGgagtagcagcagcagtagtGAATGTCTGACCAGAGCCCTGGGTGTCAGCAGTGAAGGCTCCCTGGAAAGCAATGAG gatTCTGACCACGCAGGCAGTCCTCCTAGTAGGAAACAAGCCAAAAGCTTTAAGGTCAAGAACCGCTACAGCAACAGCGATGGTCAGTGGACTCACTGCCCAGGCAAGGCTGGAGCCTCTAGTCAGCACCTCATCTTTCCTGAGTCCCCTGCCTATACAGGACCCCAG GACCTTGCAACATTCCTTGAGCAAATTGGGTGCCTGAAGTACCTGCAGGTGTTTGAGGAGCAAGATGTTGACCTCCGCATCTTCCTGACCCTCACAGAGAGTGATCTGAAGGAAATTGGCATCAC CCTGTTTGGACCCAAGAGGAAGATGACTTCGGCTATTGCCCGATGGCACAGCAATGCTCGGCCACCCAGTGATGCCCTGGAGCTGGCCTATGCAGATCGGCTGGAAGCTGAGATGCAGGAACTGGCCATTCAGCTGCACAAG AGATGTGAAGAGGTGGAGGTGATGAAGGGCCAGGTATCCCAGGAGCAGAAGCTGCGTGCAGTGgcagaaagctgcctgatggaacgAGATGAGACCTGGAATGCTGTCCAGTGCCGGCTCCGAGAGGCTCAGACCATCACCAAGGATGCTGGGGTCTTGCTGGACCAGATCAA ATCCTGTCAAGCAGAGCTGTCCTCCCGGCTAACACAagagcaggcagctggcagAGTGCTGGACTCAAAGGGGCAGCTGGGAACTG cacGGGAAGGATGGCCACTGTCCTTGAAGTCTCTGAGCTTGCCTGAGCTGTCAGCTGTCCTTGAGAAATGTGTGGGAGAAATGG GAAAAGCTCTGCAGATGGTAACTCAAAACCTCCAAAGGCTCCAGGCCCCAGGGCAGGGTGCGCAGAGCTGGCTAGAGCCATAA
- the ANKS3 gene encoding ankyrin repeat and SAM domain-containing protein 3 isoform X2, with protein MKDIHGWTALFHCTSAGHQQMVKFLLDNGANANCKEPVYGYTPLMEAAASGHEIIVQYLLNHGVKADARDNTGATARTLAMKYGHTKIVGLIDLHAAPVPKVFCRDPGKYEELSSSDESCSAPQRQRPVRRTKGPSIHDGPQALAKITAVGIGGKKQSRYEQVLPQGYVTFSDDGSCEADDIRNRDVTSPINEQDVESSSSREDNVFFTNNLAAIRSSSSSSECLTRALGVSSEGSLESNEDSDHAGSPPSRKQAKSFKVKNRYSNSDGQWTHCPGKAGASSQHLIFPESPAYTGPQDLATFLEQIGCLKYLQVFEEQDVDLRIFLTLTESDLKEIGITLFGPKRKMTSAIARWHSNARPPSDALELAYADRLEAEMQELAIQLHKRCEEVEVMKGQVSQEQKLRAVAESCLMERDETWNAVQCRLREAQTITKDAGVLLDQIKSCQAELSSRLTQEQAAGRVLDSKGQLGTAREGWPLSLKSLSLPELSAVLEKCVGEMGKALQMVTQNLQRLQAPGQGAQSWLEP; from the exons ATGAAAGATATTCATGGTTGGACTGCCTTATTTCACTGTACCAGTGCTGGACATCAGCAGATGGTCAAGTTCTTACTCGACAATGGGGCGAATGCCAACTGCAA GGAGCCTGTGTATGGATATACTCCTCTGATGGAGGCAGCTGCTTCTGGCCATGAGATAATTGTTCAGTACCTTCTCAATCAT GGAGTGAAAGCAGATGCCAGAGATAACACTGGAGCCACAGCACGGACACTGGCTATGAAGTATGGACATACAAAGATTGTGGGGTTGATAGACTTGCACGCAGCCCCAGTACCCAAGGTCTTCTGCAGGGATCCAG GGAAGTATGAAGAGCTGAGCTCCTCAGATGAATCGTGTTCTGCTCCCCAGAGACAGAGACCTGTTCGTAGGACCAAGGGTCCCAGCATCCATGATGGACCCCAGGCTTTGGCTAAGATAACAGCAGTTGGAATTGGGGGAAAGAAGCAGTCTCGCTATG AGCAAGTCTTGCCTCAAGGTTATGTTACCTTCAGTGATGATGGCAGCTGTGAAGCTGATGATATCCGGAACCGGGATGTTACCTCTCCAATTAATGAGCAAGatgtggagagcagcagcagtaggg AGGATAATGTTTTCTTCACCAACAACTTAGCAGCCATCAGgagtagcagcagcagtagtGAATGTCTGACCAGAGCCCTGGGTGTCAGCAGTGAAGGCTCCCTGGAAAGCAATGAG gatTCTGACCACGCAGGCAGTCCTCCTAGTAGGAAACAAGCCAAAAGCTTTAAGGTCAAGAACCGCTACAGCAACAGCGATGGTCAGTGGACTCACTGCCCAGGCAAGGCTGGAGCCTCTAGTCAGCACCTCATCTTTCCTGAGTCCCCTGCCTATACAGGACCCCAG GACCTTGCAACATTCCTTGAGCAAATTGGGTGCCTGAAGTACCTGCAGGTGTTTGAGGAGCAAGATGTTGACCTCCGCATCTTCCTGACCCTCACAGAGAGTGATCTGAAGGAAATTGGCATCAC CCTGTTTGGACCCAAGAGGAAGATGACTTCGGCTATTGCCCGATGGCACAGCAATGCTCGGCCACCCAGTGATGCCCTGGAGCTGGCCTATGCAGATCGGCTGGAAGCTGAGATGCAGGAACTGGCCATTCAGCTGCACAAG AGATGTGAAGAGGTGGAGGTGATGAAGGGCCAGGTATCCCAGGAGCAGAAGCTGCGTGCAGTGgcagaaagctgcctgatggaacgAGATGAGACCTGGAATGCTGTCCAGTGCCGGCTCCGAGAGGCTCAGACCATCACCAAGGATGCTGGGGTCTTGCTGGACCAGATCAA ATCCTGTCAAGCAGAGCTGTCCTCCCGGCTAACACAagagcaggcagctggcagAGTGCTGGACTCAAAGGGGCAGCTGGGAACTG cacGGGAAGGATGGCCACTGTCCTTGAAGTCTCTGAGCTTGCCTGAGCTGTCAGCTGTCCTTGAGAAATGTGTGGGAGAAATGG GAAAAGCTCTGCAGATGGTAACTCAAAACCTCCAAAGGCTCCAGGCCCCAGGGCAGGGTGCGCAGAGCTGGCTAGAGCCATAA